The Klebsiella sp. RHBSTW-00484 genome includes a window with the following:
- a CDS encoding tyrosine-type recombinase/integrase — protein MPLNARQIDTAKPKEKEYKLTDGGGLYLLVKPNGAKYWRLKYRFFGKEKKLSIGVYPDISLADARLKREEARKVIALGGDPGEEKKAEKLAKKASVENTFKAIALEWHEYKRPNWSKGYAEDLMEAFENDIFPDIGKRPIAEITPLEVLNSLRKLEKRGVLDKLRKIRQACNQVFRYAIVTGRAETNPASELASALTAPKSTNYPHLLAGELPDFLQALAAYSGSPITRLATRILMLTGVRTIELRQAEWKEFDFGKRVWEVPVERMKMRRPHLVPLSDQVVASLREIQAVTGRYNLVFPGRNDITKPMSEASINQVLKRVGYHGRATGHGFRHTMSTILHEKGYNTAWIELQLAHVDKNTIRGTYNHAQYLEQRREMLQWYANYIDSLANRTVMQGVFDKTA, from the coding sequence ATGCCACTAAATGCACGACAGATAGACACTGCAAAACCAAAGGAGAAGGAATACAAACTTACTGATGGTGGTGGGTTGTATTTGCTGGTAAAACCTAACGGCGCAAAGTATTGGCGTTTGAAGTACCGATTTTTTGGGAAAGAGAAAAAGCTTTCTATCGGTGTTTACCCAGATATCTCTTTGGCTGATGCTCGCCTGAAGCGAGAAGAAGCACGGAAGGTTATTGCTTTGGGTGGTGACCCGGGAGAAGAAAAGAAAGCAGAAAAATTGGCTAAAAAAGCCAGTGTTGAAAATACCTTCAAAGCGATTGCGCTGGAATGGCATGAATACAAGCGTCCTAACTGGTCGAAAGGCTACGCTGAAGATCTGATGGAAGCGTTTGAGAACGATATTTTTCCTGATATCGGTAAACGACCCATTGCTGAGATTACGCCGCTAGAAGTGCTCAATTCGCTCCGTAAATTAGAAAAGCGAGGCGTCCTCGATAAGTTGCGTAAAATTCGTCAGGCCTGCAATCAGGTTTTTCGCTATGCCATTGTCACTGGCAGGGCTGAAACAAACCCAGCCTCTGAACTAGCCAGCGCACTGACTGCGCCTAAGTCTACCAATTATCCCCACCTGCTAGCTGGTGAATTACCTGATTTCTTACAAGCTCTTGCTGCGTATTCAGGTAGCCCGATAACTCGGCTTGCCACACGCATTTTGATGCTGACTGGCGTTCGCACTATCGAGCTTCGTCAGGCAGAGTGGAAGGAGTTTGATTTCGGTAAGCGAGTGTGGGAGGTGCCAGTAGAAAGGATGAAGATGCGCCGCCCGCATTTGGTCCCCTTATCTGATCAAGTTGTGGCGTCACTTCGTGAAATTCAGGCAGTTACTGGTCGTTACAATCTGGTTTTCCCTGGTCGTAACGACATCACAAAACCAATGAGTGAAGCGAGCATCAATCAAGTACTAAAAAGAGTTGGTTATCACGGAAGGGCTACCGGGCATGGTTTCAGGCATACGATGAGTACGATCTTGCACGAAAAGGGCTATAACACGGCGTGGATCGAGTTACAGCTTGCACATGTTGATAAGAACACTATCCGTGGTACTTACAACCATGCTCAATATCTGGAGCAGCGTAGGGAGATGTTGCAGTGGTATGCAAATTATATTGACTCTTTAGCAAACAGGACTGTGATGCAAGGAGTGTTTGATAAAACAGCGTGA
- the folD gene encoding bifunctional methylenetetrahydrofolate dehydrogenase/methenyltetrahydrofolate cyclohydrolase FolD codes for MAAKIIDGKTIAQQVRSEVAEKVKARVAAGKRAPGLAVVLVGSNPASQIYVGSKRKACEEVGFVSRSYDLPETTSEAELLELIDTLNADNAIDGILVQLPLPAGIDNVKVLERISPDKDVDGFHPYNVGRLCQRAPRLRPCTPRGIVTLLERYNIDTYGLNAVVIGASNIVGRPMSMELLLAGCTTTVTHRFTKNLRHHVENADLLIVAVGKPGFIPGEWIKEGAIVVDVGINRLESGKVVGDVVYEDAAARASYITPVPGGVGPMTVATLIQNTLQACEEYHDIKEA; via the coding sequence ATGGCAGCAAAAATTATTGACGGTAAAACGATTGCGCAGCAGGTACGCTCTGAGGTTGCGGAAAAAGTGAAGGCTCGCGTTGCGGCAGGAAAACGTGCGCCAGGGTTAGCCGTCGTACTGGTCGGCAGCAACCCGGCCTCGCAGATTTATGTCGGCAGCAAGCGCAAAGCGTGTGAAGAGGTAGGCTTCGTCTCCCGCTCGTACGATCTCCCGGAAACCACCAGCGAAGCGGAGCTGCTGGAGCTTATCGACACGCTGAATGCCGATAACGCCATCGACGGCATTCTGGTCCAGCTACCGCTGCCTGCCGGCATTGATAATGTCAAAGTCCTGGAACGCATTTCGCCGGATAAAGACGTCGACGGTTTCCATCCGTACAACGTCGGTCGCCTGTGCCAGCGCGCACCGCGCCTGCGTCCGTGCACCCCGCGCGGCATCGTAACTCTGCTTGAACGTTACAACATCGATACCTACGGCCTGAACGCGGTTGTGATCGGCGCATCCAACATTGTCGGACGCCCGATGAGCATGGAGCTGCTGTTAGCAGGTTGCACCACGACCGTGACCCATCGCTTTACCAAAAACCTGCGCCATCACGTCGAAAATGCCGACCTGCTGATCGTCGCGGTCGGTAAACCGGGCTTTATTCCGGGCGAATGGATTAAAGAAGGCGCGATTGTGGTCGATGTTGGCATTAACCGCCTGGAAAGCGGCAAAGTGGTTGGCGACGTGGTCTATGAAGATGCCGCCGCGCGCGCGTCTTACATCACGCCGGTTCCTGGCGGCGTCGGCCCGATGACCGTAGCCACCCTTATTCAGAACACGCTACAGGCGTGCGAAGAGTATCACGATATTAAGGAGGCCTAA
- the ybcJ gene encoding ribosome-associated protein YbcJ, with product MANFSLGKHPHVELCDLLKLEGWSESGAQAKIFIADGRVKVDGVVETRKRCKIVAGQTVSFEGQSITVTE from the coding sequence ATGGCGAACTTCTCTCTGGGCAAACACCCGCACGTTGAACTCTGCGACCTGCTGAAGCTGGAAGGCTGGAGCGAAAGCGGCGCACAGGCGAAAATCTTCATTGCTGACGGACGAGTCAAAGTCGACGGCGTGGTCGAAACCCGCAAGCGCTGCAAAATCGTCGCTGGTCAAACGGTGAGCTTTGAAGGTCAAAGCATTACCGTTACCGAGTAA
- a CDS encoding IS110 family transposase: MMNLVPVGVDIAKLKFDVAVLLPNQKYKTKKFANTPAGCREFLNWLARFGHCHVCMEATGCYSTELATLLADNGCCVSLENPARIHAFANTELTRNKTDKSDAALIARYCALYQPAPWHPAPLSERQLTALVRHLRNLEEMRQMEMNRLEAADEVIVPSLNEHVTMLDELIEETRNKINRHIDDNPDLKRDRELLKSIPGIGDMLSVSLLAFAGNLRRFSNSKALVAYAGLNPRRCESGMWKGKSRLSKVGHAELRSALYMPAVVAGRCNKVVKNLMERLAARGKTGKERVCAGMRKLLQLAYGVVKSGHEFNAEIPLAG; the protein is encoded by the coding sequence ATGATGAATCTTGTCCCTGTCGGCGTTGATATCGCCAAACTCAAATTCGACGTTGCTGTCCTGCTGCCAAACCAGAAGTACAAAACCAAAAAATTCGCCAATACCCCAGCCGGATGCCGCGAATTTCTGAACTGGCTGGCGCGTTTTGGTCACTGTCATGTCTGCATGGAGGCAACAGGTTGCTACAGCACTGAACTGGCCACCCTGCTGGCCGATAATGGCTGCTGCGTCAGCCTTGAAAACCCGGCACGTATCCATGCGTTCGCAAACACTGAACTGACCCGCAATAAAACGGACAAAAGCGACGCGGCGCTGATAGCGCGCTACTGCGCTCTGTATCAGCCGGCCCCCTGGCATCCTGCGCCGCTGAGCGAACGACAACTGACGGCTCTGGTACGCCACCTGCGTAACCTGGAAGAGATGCGTCAGATGGAGATGAACCGCCTTGAGGCAGCAGATGAAGTCATCGTTCCTTCCCTGAATGAACACGTTACGATGCTGGATGAGCTGATTGAAGAAACCCGCAATAAAATCAACCGGCATATCGATGATAACCCAGACCTGAAGCGGGACCGGGAGCTACTGAAAAGTATCCCCGGAATAGGAGACATGCTGAGTGTGAGCCTGCTGGCGTTCGCAGGAAATCTGCGACGGTTCAGCAACAGCAAGGCACTGGTGGCGTATGCTGGTTTGAATCCTCGTCGTTGTGAGTCAGGGATGTGGAAAGGGAAAAGCAGGCTGTCGAAAGTGGGCCATGCAGAGCTGCGTAGCGCACTGTATATGCCAGCGGTAGTGGCAGGAAGATGCAATAAGGTGGTGAAAAACCTGATGGAAAGGCTTGCAGCCCGGGGTAAGACAGGGAAAGAGCGAGTGTGTGCAGGAATGAGGAAATTACTGCAGCTGGCTTATGGTGTGGTGAAATCCGGGCATGAATTTAACGCTGAAATACCACTTGCAGGATAA
- a CDS encoding SDR family oxidoreductase: protein MQKVALVTGGSKGIGYAAAQALYQMGYTVIVVARNEQQLTECAEGLDAERFIPIAADVTDPLQVEALFQRVHEQFGRLDLLFNNAGNNTPAKSIEEISFDEWQRVFNLNVHASFLCAKEAIKIMKQQQPMGGRIINNASVSATTPRLYSAPYTASKHAITGLTKSIALDCRQYNIACGQINVGNAETQLSARMRKGVYQANGTIAPEAMMDVADVAAAIQMIAALPPTTNVLELTIMANEMPFVGRG, encoded by the coding sequence ATGCAGAAGGTGGCGTTGGTTACCGGGGGCAGTAAAGGCATTGGCTATGCGGCGGCGCAGGCCCTGTATCAGATGGGCTACACGGTCATCGTGGTGGCACGTAATGAGCAGCAGCTCACTGAGTGCGCAGAGGGGCTGGACGCTGAGCGATTTATTCCGATTGCCGCAGACGTCACTGATCCACTGCAGGTTGAGGCGCTTTTTCAGCGCGTCCACGAGCAGTTTGGTCGTCTGGATCTGCTGTTTAACAATGCAGGCAATAACACCCCGGCAAAATCGATTGAAGAGATCTCGTTTGATGAGTGGCAGAGGGTGTTTAATCTCAACGTGCACGCTAGCTTCCTTTGCGCCAAAGAAGCTATCAAGATAATGAAACAGCAGCAGCCGATGGGCGGGCGGATTATTAATAACGCTTCTGTCTCTGCAACCACCCCGCGCTTGTATAGCGCGCCGTATACCGCCTCGAAGCACGCGATTACCGGGCTGACCAAATCGATAGCGCTCGACTGCCGTCAATATAATATCGCCTGCGGGCAGATTAACGTCGGTAATGCCGAGACGCAGCTTTCGGCGCGGATGCGCAAAGGTGTTTATCAGGCTAACGGCACGATTGCGCCAGAGGCGATGATGGATGTGGCCGATGTTGCGGCGGCGATTCAGATGATTGCCGCGCTGCCGCCAACGACTAACGTACTGGAGCTGACGATCATGGCCAACGAGATGCCGTTTGTCGGGCGGGGATAA
- a CDS encoding metal-dependent hydrolase translates to MPTIITHAAVPLCLGAGLGLRIIPPRLLLAGVVLAMLPDADVLSFKFGIAYGNVFGHRGFTHSLLFAFIVPLLCVLFARRWFRVGLVRSWLFLTVSLLSHSLLDSITTGGKGVGWLWPWLDERFFAPWQVIKVAPFALAQYTTPSGHQVIISELQWVWLPGAVLTLCLWAYRSRKINVTN, encoded by the coding sequence ATGCCAACCATCATTACCCACGCCGCCGTGCCTTTATGCCTTGGAGCCGGGCTGGGGCTACGGATTATCCCGCCACGTCTGTTGCTGGCTGGCGTCGTACTTGCCATGTTGCCGGATGCCGATGTGCTGTCATTCAAATTCGGCATCGCCTACGGCAACGTCTTCGGCCATCGCGGCTTCACCCATTCACTGCTGTTTGCGTTTATCGTGCCGCTGCTGTGCGTATTATTTGCACGGCGATGGTTTCGCGTCGGTCTGGTACGTAGCTGGCTGTTTTTGACGGTTTCGTTGCTGTCGCATAGCCTGCTGGATTCAATTACCACAGGTGGGAAAGGCGTAGGCTGGCTGTGGCCGTGGCTGGATGAGCGTTTCTTTGCACCCTGGCAGGTCATCAAAGTCGCTCCTTTTGCATTAGCGCAATACACTACGCCATCCGGCCATCAGGTTATTATTTCAGAACTACAGTGGGTCTGGCTGCCGGGAGCCGTTCTGACGCTGTGTTTGTGGGCATACAGAAGCCGGAAAATAAATGTAACGAATTGA
- the cysS gene encoding cysteine--tRNA ligase — protein sequence MLKIFNTLTRQKEEFKPIHAGEVGMYVCGITVYDLCHIGHGRTFVSFDVVARYLRFLGYQLKYVRNITDIDDKIIKRANENGESFVALVDRMIAEMHKDFDALNILRPDLEPRATHHIPEIIEITEQLIAKGHAYVADNGDVMFDVPTDPNYGQLSRQDLDQLQAGARVDVVDVKHNPMDFVLWKMSKEGEPSWPSPWGAGRPGWHIECSAMNCKQLGNHFDIHGGGSDLMFPHHENEIAQSTCAHDGEYVNYWMHSGMVMVDREKMSKSLGNFFTVRDVLKYYDAETIRYFLMSGHYRSQLNYSEENLKQARSALERLYTALRGTDKTAQPAGGEAFEARFIEAMDDDFNTPEAYSALFDMAREVNRLKSEDAAAANAMAAHMRKLASVLGLLEQEPDAFLQSGAQVDDGEVAEIESLIQQRLDARKAKDWAAADAARDRLNEMGIVLEDGPQGTTWRRK from the coding sequence ATGTTAAAAATTTTTAATACACTGACGCGCCAAAAAGAAGAATTTAAACCTATCCATGCCGGGGAAGTTGGCATGTACGTGTGTGGTATTACCGTTTACGACCTCTGTCACATCGGCCATGGCCGTACTTTTGTCTCCTTCGACGTGGTTGCTCGCTATCTGCGTTTTCTCGGCTATCAGCTGAAATACGTGCGCAACATTACCGATATCGACGACAAAATCATTAAGCGCGCTAATGAGAACGGTGAAAGCTTTGTCGCGCTGGTGGATCGCATGATTGCCGAGATGCACAAAGACTTCGATGCGCTGAATATTCTGCGCCCGGATCTCGAGCCGCGTGCAACGCACCATATCCCGGAAATCATTGAGATCACCGAGCAACTGATCGCCAAAGGCCATGCGTATGTCGCCGACAACGGCGACGTGATGTTCGACGTCCCGACCGATCCGAACTACGGTCAGCTGTCGCGCCAGGACCTCGACCAGCTACAGGCTGGCGCGCGCGTTGATGTGGTTGACGTCAAGCATAATCCGATGGATTTCGTGCTGTGGAAGATGTCGAAAGAGGGCGAGCCGAGCTGGCCGTCGCCGTGGGGCGCGGGCCGTCCGGGCTGGCACATCGAGTGTTCAGCGATGAACTGCAAGCAGCTAGGCAACCATTTTGATATTCACGGCGGCGGTTCGGATCTGATGTTCCCGCACCATGAAAACGAAATCGCCCAGTCCACCTGTGCCCACGATGGCGAGTACGTCAATTACTGGATGCACTCCGGGATGGTGATGGTTGACCGCGAGAAGATGTCAAAATCGCTGGGCAACTTCTTCACCGTGCGCGACGTGCTGAAATACTACGATGCGGAAACCATTCGCTACTTCCTGATGTCCGGCCACTATCGCAGCCAGCTGAACTATAGCGAAGAGAACTTAAAGCAGGCGCGTTCTGCGCTGGAGCGCCTGTACACCGCGCTACGCGGAACTGACAAAACTGCGCAGCCTGCCGGTGGTGAGGCGTTCGAAGCGCGCTTTATCGAAGCGATGGACGACGATTTCAACACCCCGGAAGCCTACTCTGCACTGTTCGATATGGCGCGTGAAGTAAACCGTCTGAAGAGCGAAGATGCCGCCGCAGCCAACGCCATGGCAGCGCATATGCGTAAGCTCGCCTCGGTGCTGGGCCTGCTGGAGCAGGAGCCTGATGCCTTCCTGCAAAGCGGTGCGCAGGTGGACGACGGAGAAGTGGCGGAAATCGAATCGCTTATCCAGCAGCGCCTGGATGCGCGTAAAGCGAAAGACTGGGCGGCGGCGGATGCCGCACGTGACCGTCTCAACGAGATGGGCATCGTGCTGGAAGATGGCCCGCAGGGCACCACCTGGCGGCGTAAGTAA
- the ppiB gene encoding peptidylprolyl isomerase B, translated as MVTFHTNHGDIVIKTFDDKAPETVKNFLDYCREGFYDNTIFHRVINGFMIQGGGFEPGMNQKTTKSPIQNEANNGLKNTRGTLAMARTQAPHSATAQFFINVADNDFLNFSGESLQGWGYCVFAEVVEGLDVVDKIKSVSTGRSGMHQDVPKEDVVIKSVTVSE; from the coding sequence ATGGTAACTTTCCACACCAATCATGGCGATATCGTAATCAAAACATTTGACGACAAAGCGCCGGAAACAGTTAAAAACTTCCTGGACTACTGTCGTGAAGGTTTCTACGACAACACCATTTTCCACCGTGTTATCAACGGCTTTATGATTCAGGGCGGCGGTTTTGAGCCGGGCATGAATCAGAAAACCACCAAATCCCCGATTCAGAACGAAGCGAACAACGGTCTGAAAAACACCCGCGGTACCCTGGCGATGGCCCGTACTCAGGCGCCTCACTCCGCTACCGCACAGTTCTTTATCAACGTCGCCGATAACGACTTCCTGAACTTCTCCGGCGAAAGCCTGCAGGGTTGGGGCTACTGCGTATTCGCAGAAGTCGTTGAAGGTCTGGACGTGGTCGACAAAATCAAATCGGTCTCCACTGGCCGCAGCGGCATGCACCAGGATGTGCCGAAAGAAGATGTTGTGATCAAAAGCGTCACCGTTAGCGAGTAA
- the lpxH gene encoding UDP-2,3-diacylglucosamine diphosphatase, whose product MATLFIADLHLQTEEPAITAGFLRFLQGEARKADALYILGDLFEAWIGDDDPNPLHQQISSAIKALVDSGVPCYFIHGNRDFLVGQRFVRESAMTLLPEEKVLNLYGRNVLIMHGDTLCTDDAGYLAFRAKVHNPWIQRLFLALPLFIRRRIAAKMRADSKAANSSKSMEIMDVNPQAVVDAMEKHQVQWLIHGHTHRPAVHQLDANGKAAYRVVLGAWHSEGSMVKVTPEDVELIHFPF is encoded by the coding sequence GTGGCGACACTTTTTATTGCGGATTTGCATCTGCAAACGGAAGAACCGGCGATTACCGCCGGTTTTCTGCGCTTTTTACAGGGGGAAGCCCGCAAGGCGGACGCCCTGTATATTCTCGGCGATCTGTTTGAAGCCTGGATTGGCGATGACGATCCCAACCCGCTGCATCAGCAAATCTCCTCTGCAATCAAAGCATTAGTCGACTCCGGCGTCCCCTGCTATTTCATCCACGGCAACCGCGATTTTCTCGTCGGCCAGCGTTTTGTCCGCGAAAGCGCCATGACCCTGCTGCCGGAAGAGAAGGTTCTCAACCTCTACGGGCGCAACGTGCTGATTATGCACGGCGATACCCTTTGCACCGACGACGCGGGCTATCTGGCGTTTCGCGCGAAAGTCCACAATCCCTGGATCCAGCGCCTGTTTCTGGCCTTACCGCTGTTTATCCGCCGCCGTATTGCCGCTAAAATGCGCGCCGACAGCAAAGCCGCCAACAGCAGCAAGTCGATGGAAATCATGGACGTGAACCCGCAAGCGGTGGTTGATGCAATGGAGAAACATCAGGTTCAGTGGTTGATTCACGGGCATACGCACCGTCCCGCCGTCCATCAGTTAGACGCCAACGGCAAAGCCGCTTATCGCGTGGTTCTTGGCGCGTGGCATAGCGAAGGTTCAATGGTCAAAGTAACGCCAGAAGACGTTGAGCTGATTCATTTCCCCTTCTAA
- the purE gene encoding 5-(carboxyamino)imidazole ribonucleotide mutase: MSSRNNSARIAIVMGSKSDWATMQFTAEILDALNVPYHVDVVSAHRTPDKLFSFAESAEENGFQVIIAGAGGAAHLPGMIAAKTLVPVLGVPVQSAALSGVDSLYSIVQMPRGIPVGTLAIGKAGAANAALLAAQILAQHDAELHQRLSAWRQAQTDEVLENPDPRGAA; the protein is encoded by the coding sequence ATGTCTTCCCGCAATAATTCGGCGCGTATCGCCATCGTGATGGGGTCCAAAAGCGACTGGGCTACCATGCAATTTACCGCAGAAATCCTTGATGCCCTGAACGTTCCGTACCATGTCGACGTGGTCTCCGCACATCGCACTCCCGATAAACTGTTTAGCTTCGCCGAAAGCGCAGAAGAGAACGGTTTTCAGGTGATTATTGCCGGTGCGGGCGGCGCGGCGCATTTGCCGGGCATGATTGCGGCGAAAACCCTGGTGCCGGTTTTAGGCGTGCCGGTTCAGAGCGCGGCATTAAGCGGCGTTGACAGCCTCTACTCCATTGTTCAGATGCCACGCGGCATTCCGGTTGGCACGCTGGCGATAGGTAAAGCCGGAGCCGCCAACGCTGCCCTGCTGGCCGCACAGATCCTCGCCCAGCATGATGCAGAACTGCACCAGCGCCTCAGCGCCTGGCGCCAGGCGCAGACCGATGAAGTGCTGGAGAATCCGGACCCGCGGGGTGCGGCATGA
- the purK gene encoding 5-(carboxyamino)imidazole ribonucleotide synthase, translating to MKQVCVLGNGQLGRMLRQAGEPLGIAVWPVGLDADPEAVPFQQSVITAEIERWPETALTRELARHSAFVNRDVFPIIADRLTQKQLFDKLGLATAPWQLLADKSEWPAVFARLGELAIVKRRVGGYDGRGQWRLRENETAQLPDDNYGECIVEQGINFSGEVSLVGARAHDGSTVFYPLTRNLHQDGILRTSVAFPQANAKQQEQAESMLSAVMHELSYVGVMAMECFITPEGLLINELAPRVHNSGHWTQNGASISQFELHLRAITDLPLPPPVVNSPSVMINLIGTDLNYAWLKLPLVHLHWYDKEVRPGRKVGHLNLTDSDTDRLSATLEALKPLLPPEYISGIVWAQAQLA from the coding sequence ATGAAGCAGGTTTGCGTTCTCGGTAACGGTCAACTAGGCCGAATGCTGCGTCAGGCCGGTGAGCCGCTGGGTATCGCGGTCTGGCCGGTCGGTCTTGATGCCGACCCGGAAGCGGTGCCGTTTCAGCAAAGCGTGATTACCGCTGAAATCGAACGCTGGCCGGAAACCGCCCTGACCCGCGAACTGGCGCGTCATTCCGCCTTCGTCAACCGAGACGTCTTCCCGATTATCGCCGATCGTCTGACGCAAAAGCAGCTGTTCGATAAGCTGGGGCTCGCCACCGCGCCGTGGCAGCTTCTGGCGGATAAAAGCGAGTGGCCAGCGGTATTTGCCCGCCTTGGCGAGCTGGCTATCGTTAAGCGCCGCGTCGGTGGCTACGATGGTCGCGGCCAGTGGCGCCTGCGGGAGAACGAAACTGCTCAGTTGCCGGATGATAACTACGGCGAGTGTATCGTCGAGCAGGGGATTAACTTCTCCGGCGAAGTGTCGCTGGTTGGCGCTCGCGCCCACGACGGCAGCACGGTCTTCTATCCGCTGACCCGCAACCTGCATCAGGACGGCATTTTGCGCACCAGCGTCGCCTTCCCGCAGGCGAACGCGAAGCAGCAGGAGCAGGCCGAATCGATGCTGTCGGCGGTTATGCATGAGCTAAGCTATGTCGGCGTGATGGCGATGGAGTGCTTTATCACTCCGGAAGGGTTGCTGATTAACGAGCTGGCGCCGCGCGTGCATAACAGCGGCCACTGGACGCAGAACGGAGCGTCGATTAGTCAGTTCGAACTGCATTTGCGGGCGATTACCGACTTGCCGCTACCGCCGCCGGTGGTGAATAGCCCGTCGGTGATGATCAACCTGATCGGTACCGATCTGAATTATGCCTGGCTGAAGCTGCCGCTGGTGCATCTGCACTGGTACGACAAAGAGGTGCGTCCGGGCCGTAAGGTCGGGCACCTGAACCTGACCGACAGCGATACCGACCGCCTGAGCGCGACGCTGGAAGCGTTAAAGCCGTTGCTGCCGCCGGAGTATATCAGCGGTATCGTTTGGGCACAGGCGCAGCTCGCATAA
- a CDS encoding carbamate kinase, whose amino-acid sequence MKTLVVALGGNALLQRGEALTVENQYRNIDSAVPALARLAQKYRLAIVHGNGPQVGLLSLQNLAYGDVEPYPLDVLVAESQGMIGYMLAQRLAQESLMPPVSTVMTRIAVASNDPAFSSPEKFIGPVYDPELQKQLEAEYGWTMKRDGKYLRRVVPSPTPVRIEESESIERLLGEGHAVICCGGGGIPVLESGQGAEAVIDKDLAAALLAEQINADGLVILTDADAVYEYWGTPMQRPIREATPEELAPFARDDGAMGPKIAAVSGYVRRRGKRAWIGALSRIDDTLAGLAGTCIKP is encoded by the coding sequence ATGAAAACGCTGGTGGTTGCCCTCGGCGGCAACGCTTTATTGCAGCGCGGGGAAGCGCTGACGGTGGAAAATCAGTATCGCAATATTGATAGTGCGGTTCCGGCCTTGGCGCGTTTGGCGCAGAAGTACCGGCTGGCGATTGTCCACGGCAACGGGCCGCAGGTGGGCCTGCTGTCGCTGCAAAACCTGGCCTATGGCGATGTTGAGCCTTATCCGCTGGATGTGCTGGTGGCGGAGAGCCAGGGGATGATTGGCTATATGCTGGCGCAGCGTCTGGCGCAGGAATCACTGATGCCGCCGGTGTCGACGGTGATGACGCGCATTGCGGTAGCCTCGAACGATCCGGCTTTTTCGTCCCCGGAAAAATTTATTGGCCCGGTTTATGACCCGGAGTTGCAGAAACAGCTTGAAGCCGAGTACGGCTGGACGATGAAGCGCGATGGCAAGTATCTGCGTCGGGTGGTTCCTTCGCCGACGCCGGTGAGGATTGAGGAGAGCGAATCGATTGAGCGCCTGCTGGGCGAAGGTCACGCGGTGATATGCTGCGGCGGTGGCGGAATTCCGGTGCTGGAGAGCGGGCAGGGCGCGGAGGCGGTGATTGATAAAGACCTCGCCGCCGCGCTGCTGGCAGAGCAGATTAATGCTGATGGCCTGGTGATCCTCACCGACGCCGACGCGGTGTATGAGTACTGGGGCACGCCGATGCAGCGACCGATCCGTGAAGCAACGCCGGAAGAGCTGGCCCCGTTTGCCCGCGACGATGGCGCGATGGGGCCCAAAATCGCGGCGGTAAGCGGCTACGTGCGCCGTCGGGGCAAGCGAGCGTGGATTGGCGCGCTGTCGCGCATCGATGACACCCTGGCCGGGCTGGCGGGAACCTGCATCAAGCCCTGA
- a CDS encoding DUF2877 domain-containing protein, producing METIRPLIGSVDAPDHRQPWRTGGLWQRTINLYVEGGALLTLHHQGQGVSPGGWVLRHRDFIRLHAALRAGALPLARDNGIQVDSLLLSPPRRRCTLRPRSQPDGAHLPKALVNRPEETGLFGPLSQATRLPQHPELRQLRHCFASALTGSAVDWRLWLGKGPGLTPSLDDMLIGMMLASWCAGQMSRHGGRTFFRASGDLHATTTQVSVNYLRYASEGLFASPLMHFAHALQRRRRIEPAVEALLAMGHTSGADTLLGFWLAQHII from the coding sequence ATGGAGACTATTCGTCCGCTGATAGGCAGCGTTGATGCGCCGGACCATCGCCAGCCCTGGCGAACCGGCGGCCTCTGGCAACGCACTATCAATCTCTATGTTGAAGGCGGCGCGCTGCTGACGCTTCATCATCAGGGGCAGGGGGTGAGCCCTGGCGGATGGGTATTACGCCATCGCGATTTTATCCGCTTACACGCGGCTCTGCGGGCGGGGGCGCTGCCGCTCGCGCGGGATAACGGCATTCAGGTCGATAGCCTTTTGTTGTCGCCGCCGCGCCGGCGCTGCACCCTGCGGCCTCGCTCTCAGCCCGATGGCGCTCACTTGCCGAAAGCGCTGGTGAATCGCCCGGAAGAAACCGGGCTGTTCGGGCCGCTGTCGCAGGCGACCCGTCTGCCGCAGCACCCTGAGCTGCGTCAACTGCGCCACTGTTTTGCCTCCGCCCTGACCGGGAGCGCCGTCGACTGGCGATTATGGCTGGGCAAAGGGCCGGGCCTGACGCCGAGCCTGGACGACATGCTGATTGGCATGATGCTGGCGTCGTGGTGCGCGGGGCAGATGTCGCGCCATGGCGGACGCACGTTCTTTCGTGCTTCCGGCGATCTGCATGCGACGACGACCCAGGTGAGCGTCAACTATTTACGCTACGCCAGCGAGGGGCTTTTTGCCTCGCCGCTGATGCATTTCGCGCATGCTCTTCAACGCCGACGCCGCATTGAACCCGCCGTCGAGGCTCTGCTGGCGATGGGCCACACCTCCGGCGCGGATACCCTGCTGGGATTCTGGTTGGCGCAACACATTATCTAA